From one Mytilus edulis chromosome 1, xbMytEdul2.2, whole genome shotgun sequence genomic stretch:
- the LOC139487942 gene encoding uncharacterized protein isoform X3 → MIEDNYYFLLYLFHKTTLPMLLLLLIYTTVQWTVRAEHNLTPFGTATQSSRFIRSTPEGALLPPISNKFTLETCSTTNVDGASFAWWMFEISFNSAFITNITIYYREGSGYRMNGFQLYVTNSSVIPPVGYLCYADDPGMPWPSITKTIPCNQLGKYVIYYDTVGDDKTGPVVELCYVAINGCQKGMWGTDCSEACSSSCIGHHCYPNNGYCVWGCNEQKCLNNRWDILTGVCTEGCVRGLSKICNCYKYHLYVI, encoded by the exons ATGATAGAAG acaactattattttttactttaccTGTTCCATAAAACAACACTACCAATGTTACTACTTTTATTAATTTACACAACAGTACAATGGACAGTGAGGGCCGAAC ATAACCTTACGCCATTTGGCACAGCTACACAAAGTTCTAGGTTTATAAGAAGCACACCTGAAGGTGCATTATTGCCAcctatatcaaataaatttacTTTGGAGACATGTTCAACCACAAACGTGGACGGTGCATCATTTGCATGGTGGATGTTTGAAATCTCTTTCAATTCTGCATTCATCACCAATATAACTATTTACTACAGAGAAGGCT CTGGATATAGAATGAACGGCTTTCAATTATATGTGACAAATTCATCTGTTATTCCACCGGTTGGTTATCTCTGTTATGCAGATGATCCTGGTATGCCATGGCCAAGCATTACCAAGACAATACCATGTAATCAACTTGGAAAATATGTCATTTATTACGACACTGTAGGTGATGACAAAACCGGACCTGTAGTGGAATTGTGTTACGTTGCCATTAATG GATGTCAGAAGGGTATGTGGGGTACAGACTGTTCAGAAGCATGTTCATCTAGTTGCATCGGCCATCATTGCTATCCTAACAATGGTTACTGTGTGTGGGGATGTAACGAACAGAAATGTTTGAATAACAGATGGGATATATTAACAGGTGTTTGTACCGAGGGATGTGTTAGAGGACTCTCGAAGATTTGTAATTGTTACAAAT
- the LOC139487942 gene encoding uncharacterized protein isoform X1, producing MIEDNYYFLLYLFHKTTLPMLLLLLIYTTVQWTVRAEHNLTPFGTATQSSRFIRSTPEGALLPPISNKFTLETCSTTNVDGASFAWWMFEISFNSAFITNITIYYREGSGYRMNGFQLYVTNSSVIPPVGYLCYADDPGMPWPSITKTIPCNQLGKYVIYYDTVGDDKTGPVVELCYVAINGCQKGMWGTDCSEACSSSCIGHHCYPNNGYCVWGCNEQKCLNNRWDILTGVCTEGCVRGLSKICNCYKCTYISLVMFVQQSQIYFKC from the exons ATGATAGAAG acaactattattttttactttaccTGTTCCATAAAACAACACTACCAATGTTACTACTTTTATTAATTTACACAACAGTACAATGGACAGTGAGGGCCGAAC ATAACCTTACGCCATTTGGCACAGCTACACAAAGTTCTAGGTTTATAAGAAGCACACCTGAAGGTGCATTATTGCCAcctatatcaaataaatttacTTTGGAGACATGTTCAACCACAAACGTGGACGGTGCATCATTTGCATGGTGGATGTTTGAAATCTCTTTCAATTCTGCATTCATCACCAATATAACTATTTACTACAGAGAAGGCT CTGGATATAGAATGAACGGCTTTCAATTATATGTGACAAATTCATCTGTTATTCCACCGGTTGGTTATCTCTGTTATGCAGATGATCCTGGTATGCCATGGCCAAGCATTACCAAGACAATACCATGTAATCAACTTGGAAAATATGTCATTTATTACGACACTGTAGGTGATGACAAAACCGGACCTGTAGTGGAATTGTGTTACGTTGCCATTAATG GATGTCAGAAGGGTATGTGGGGTACAGACTGTTCAGAAGCATGTTCATCTAGTTGCATCGGCCATCATTGCTATCCTAACAATGGTTACTGTGTGTGGGGATGTAACGAACAGAAATGTTTGAATAACAGATGGGATATATTAACAGGTGTTTGTACCGAGGGATGTGTTAGAGGACTCTCGAAGATTTGTAATTGTTACAAATGTACGTACATAAGCTTAGTAATGTTTGTTCAACaatcacaaatatatttcaaatgttgA
- the LOC139487942 gene encoding uncharacterized protein isoform X2, which produces MIEDNYYFLLYLFHKTTLPMLLLLLIYTTVQWTVRAEHNLTPFGTATQSSRFIRSTPEGALLPPISNKFTLETCSTTNVDGASFAWWMFEISFNSAFITNITIYYREGSGYRMNGFQLYVTNSSVIPPVGYLCYADDPGMPWPSITKTIPCNQLGKYVIYYDTVGDDKTGPVVELCYVAINGCQKGMWGTDCSEACSSSCIGHHCYPNNGYCVWGCNEQKCLNNRWDILTGVCTEGCVRGLSKICNCYKYTSLDSYQR; this is translated from the exons ATGATAGAAG acaactattattttttactttaccTGTTCCATAAAACAACACTACCAATGTTACTACTTTTATTAATTTACACAACAGTACAATGGACAGTGAGGGCCGAAC ATAACCTTACGCCATTTGGCACAGCTACACAAAGTTCTAGGTTTATAAGAAGCACACCTGAAGGTGCATTATTGCCAcctatatcaaataaatttacTTTGGAGACATGTTCAACCACAAACGTGGACGGTGCATCATTTGCATGGTGGATGTTTGAAATCTCTTTCAATTCTGCATTCATCACCAATATAACTATTTACTACAGAGAAGGCT CTGGATATAGAATGAACGGCTTTCAATTATATGTGACAAATTCATCTGTTATTCCACCGGTTGGTTATCTCTGTTATGCAGATGATCCTGGTATGCCATGGCCAAGCATTACCAAGACAATACCATGTAATCAACTTGGAAAATATGTCATTTATTACGACACTGTAGGTGATGACAAAACCGGACCTGTAGTGGAATTGTGTTACGTTGCCATTAATG GATGTCAGAAGGGTATGTGGGGTACAGACTGTTCAGAAGCATGTTCATCTAGTTGCATCGGCCATCATTGCTATCCTAACAATGGTTACTGTGTGTGGGGATGTAACGAACAGAAATGTTTGAATAACAGATGGGATATATTAACAGGTGTTTGTACCGAGGGATGTGTTAGAGGACTCTCGAAGATTTGTAATTGTTACAAAT ATACAAGtcttgatagttatcaaaggtaa